From Cognatishimia activa, one genomic window encodes:
- a CDS encoding DUF3047 domain-containing protein, with the protein MKYLTFVVLLFFKATSAFASETITFDGSWKEQGFLRLFSNDYLQRGRKLDVISDDTVSVLWKPLNSSLHSVETASWLWRVTEGVVPTDLTVKGGDDRNLAIYFVFVDVDRVNRLTNRNARRILREDSARAVVYVWGGEHREGAILPSPYSPQLRSKVLRVAKVGEYSESVDLLSDFRQAFSAEPGALIGLAVSADSDDTNGSIFASIEDLKFK; encoded by the coding sequence ATGAAGTATTTAACCTTTGTTGTGTTGCTCTTTTTCAAGGCGACAAGTGCATTTGCCTCAGAAACCATAACGTTTGATGGTTCTTGGAAAGAGCAAGGCTTTTTGCGGCTCTTTTCCAACGATTATCTGCAGCGTGGACGTAAACTTGATGTGATTTCTGACGACACTGTTTCAGTGTTGTGGAAGCCCTTGAATTCGTCTCTCCACTCTGTCGAGACCGCCAGTTGGCTTTGGCGTGTAACGGAAGGCGTTGTCCCAACAGATCTTACAGTCAAGGGAGGAGATGATCGGAACTTAGCGATCTATTTTGTCTTTGTTGATGTGGATCGGGTCAATCGCCTAACCAATCGAAACGCAAGAAGGATCCTCCGAGAGGATAGTGCTCGTGCTGTGGTATACGTATGGGGGGGAGAACATAGGGAAGGTGCAATTCTTCCGAGCCCTTACTCACCACAACTGCGCTCAAAGGTTCTGCGTGTTGCAAAAGTTGGAGAGTATTCAGAGAGCGTAGATTTATTGAGTGACTTTCGACAGGCATTTAGTGCCGAGCCTGGGGCGCTGATTGGGCTAGCCGTTTCCGCCGACAGCGACGACACAAATGGTTCCATTTTCGCATCAATCGAGGATCTTAAGTTTAAGTAG
- a CDS encoding AAA family ATPase has translation MPSQQLQESWPRTAFAKISDYLEFLADENDLPALPSANGRDGENIGDFEIFHNGEMDLRLFILVLLLSRAISKMPRDIFRDKAVTCIRTDLPLDDCFKALTILAPRGKRIRSGRYGMRDSSDSIYLRQIDCTTSTERNNEELKSLFARREPIILVLEQTGEPKDLLPQCSFDVIELQPVTREIVGITLAFEYPGRDQNALGDALRQLPEDNDLTGLSFDDLIMAFRAETALDAINQINTLLQDLDADAPFQKTVNADEIAEAVVPLDELVGLGSAKTAAQDIVVALEAYREGRLDWQDIPRGLLLVGDPGTGKTELARAMSQTAGLSFEAASYSEWQRGNHLGSFLKAMSDSFESAQAKAPCILFIDELDGFQQDLLGTNSSYDQKATKGLLEQLDGIRGREGIVVIAAANRLGAIPASIRRAGRFDDVVNIPLPSLADLAVITRQHLRPSERDIDVETCAVHAVGKTGADCAAAIRKGRAAARRSSRPLRTEDITRALIGELMGYPEDVRFRMAVHECGHAFAANAFPELSVEYVCAYPQSAKCNVSGQLPIHTTETLHRDRVIWAAGRVAETLICGSPSSGAGGDHRSDLGRIMFSAANEIGAYGLGQNGPLWLGASYSDNLFKVVARNHQREVAELVSRAEAAARQLLEPMVPQIVTAAEELMKSGVLAGDRLASLLSNDKSPTPFF, from the coding sequence ATGCCTAGTCAGCAGCTCCAAGAGAGTTGGCCACGTACGGCATTTGCCAAGATCTCTGATTATTTGGAGTTCCTTGCAGACGAGAACGACTTGCCTGCGCTGCCGTCGGCAAACGGACGGGACGGGGAGAACATCGGGGATTTTGAAATCTTCCATAATGGAGAGATGGATTTGAGGCTCTTCATTCTGGTGCTTCTTCTCAGCCGTGCAATCTCCAAGATGCCTCGAGATATCTTCCGGGATAAAGCCGTCACATGCATCCGGACAGATCTGCCTTTAGATGACTGCTTCAAAGCGCTGACAATCCTCGCCCCGAGAGGCAAAAGGATAAGAAGCGGTCGCTACGGTATGCGAGACTCAAGCGACAGTATTTACCTACGCCAAATCGACTGCACCACAAGTACTGAGCGCAACAATGAGGAGCTCAAATCTCTCTTCGCACGAAGGGAACCAATCATTTTGGTTTTAGAACAAACTGGTGAGCCAAAGGATCTTCTCCCACAGTGTTCCTTCGATGTCATTGAGCTTCAACCCGTCACCCGTGAGATCGTCGGCATAACGCTTGCATTCGAATACCCAGGCCGCGATCAAAATGCACTTGGTGATGCACTGCGTCAATTACCTGAAGACAATGATCTTACGGGTCTGTCTTTTGATGATTTGATCATGGCGTTCCGCGCGGAAACTGCATTGGACGCTATTAATCAGATCAACACTCTGCTCCAAGATTTAGACGCAGATGCTCCATTCCAAAAAACTGTCAACGCGGATGAGATCGCAGAGGCCGTTGTGCCGCTCGATGAGCTCGTCGGGCTTGGCTCCGCTAAAACTGCAGCCCAGGACATTGTGGTTGCGTTAGAGGCCTACCGGGAGGGCCGTTTGGATTGGCAAGATATTCCACGAGGGCTTCTCCTTGTTGGCGATCCGGGAACTGGAAAGACTGAGCTTGCGCGGGCCATGTCGCAAACCGCAGGCCTCTCTTTTGAAGCGGCATCATATTCCGAATGGCAGCGTGGAAATCATCTCGGATCCTTTCTGAAGGCCATGTCTGACTCATTTGAGAGCGCCCAGGCAAAAGCACCCTGCATTTTGTTCATAGATGAGTTGGACGGTTTCCAACAAGACTTGCTGGGTACGAACTCAAGCTACGATCAAAAGGCGACCAAAGGCTTGCTTGAGCAGCTAGACGGTATCCGTGGACGTGAAGGAATAGTGGTAATTGCCGCTGCCAATCGGCTTGGGGCCATTCCAGCATCAATTCGTCGTGCCGGACGGTTTGATGACGTTGTGAACATTCCATTGCCAAGCTTGGCCGACCTGGCGGTGATCACGCGCCAGCATTTGAGGCCTTCTGAACGCGATATCGATGTTGAAACATGTGCGGTTCATGCTGTTGGCAAGACCGGTGCAGACTGTGCTGCGGCGATACGCAAGGGGCGCGCTGCTGCTCGACGGTCAAGTCGACCGCTTAGGACAGAGGACATCACGCGCGCGTTGATTGGTGAGCTTATGGGCTACCCAGAGGATGTCCGTTTTCGGATGGCAGTCCATGAATGTGGGCATGCTTTTGCGGCAAACGCATTTCCAGAGCTGTCGGTCGAATACGTCTGTGCATACCCGCAGAGCGCGAAATGCAACGTATCTGGGCAGCTGCCCATCCACACCACCGAAACCCTACACAGAGATCGCGTCATATGGGCGGCGGGGCGCGTTGCTGAAACTCTAATCTGTGGGTCTCCGTCCAGTGGAGCTGGAGGCGACCATAGGTCTGACCTGGGCCGGATCATGTTCTCGGCGGCCAATGAAATCGGTGCATACGGGTTGGGACAAAACGGGCCCCTTTGGTTGGGTGCCAGCTACTCAGACAATCTGTTCAAGGTCGTCGCGCGCAATCATCAACGCGAAGTCGCGGAACTCGTGTCGAGAGCCGAGGCAGCGGCGCGACAGCTGCTCGAACCGATGGTGCCCCAAATTGTCACTGCAGCCGAAGAGCTCATGAAATCAGGTGTACTGGCTGGTGATCGTCTCGCCAGCCTGCTGTCAAACGATAAGTCACCTACGCCCTTTTTCTGA
- a CDS encoding DUF6634 family protein, which yields MNDRLVLNEIDYALDILRDIVEVKRSKNLGYAPTIHKWITVKTGARVALWGQVTGHPERIEQDVMTSPLFYIDPEAGYARTRSRWYWLGKPLRDENDQSHEAMVFGPDSVEVPLEEAISDTRMIPSLLLIQVEILGDEHRSERVREIQKQWLK from the coding sequence ATGAACGATAGATTGGTGTTAAATGAGATCGACTACGCCCTAGATATCTTACGAGATATTGTTGAGGTGAAGCGTTCCAAAAATCTTGGCTATGCTCCGACCATTCATAAATGGATCACAGTCAAAACTGGAGCGCGTGTTGCGTTGTGGGGCCAGGTCACGGGTCATCCGGAACGCATTGAGCAAGACGTCATGACCTCCCCTTTGTTCTACATAGATCCCGAAGCCGGCTATGCGAGAACGAGGTCTCGTTGGTACTGGTTGGGCAAGCCGCTACGCGATGAAAATGATCAGTCCCACGAAGCAATGGTTTTTGGGCCGGATAGCGTCGAAGTGCCTTTGGAAGAGGCGATTTCCGATACTAGGATGATCCCCAGTTTGTTGCTCATCCAAGTTGAAATCCTCGGCGACGAACACAGGAGCGAGAGGGTGAGGGAAATTCAGAAGCAGTGGTTGAAATGA
- a CDS encoding TniQ family protein has product MAYPHFIKPTPKPRETVLSLVSRTAALRGLSVSQFATEVSLSQKGLFNKDLQVLKKVSELFDLSQNSLDELVSWSPSPREGVRMQFRGDEVISRSLINPKIRGCPQCLREDVQDSAKPPSSQMVMRGEWQFEHVKICHDHKRPLVALWNETNRTNRYDYATNLKEIWPKIQSEQLDPEPVDVTSYDTWLINRLKTNTDDTFLGRFQVDVAARFCELLGQDYTEATEVTSETNSLKITARSVGFEIAAKGKASITKALVAIVLNSMGPPSNKGKKTSRHLYNWLAFNSVHDRRYDRLRTLQRNALLDTWPYAANTKLLGKLVKSRKLHSITTAAKELNISSSLLRGLLVGEGIVAENDTRSDARATFEAHKLVDLAVVLKRCVREIEFRKALGCTKDQLGFLVSNKILSPRFDPQITRKPWDLDDAKYLREKLTSSVISINSEDDGWEHIHTAATRRRIDLKLLFDRAQNGEIKVGLMRDCQGYAAIHVSSADAKALQNAIGPKSPTVAEFERSLGLHNSGSLKQLIRGGFTPATELFNPRTARIGLYITESDAVAFHARFTTSKVIAARLGVSNRKVTSVLKRSGTGFFNAKGREFLNVYLLADAEKLIEDRLQ; this is encoded by the coding sequence TTGGCATACCCACATTTCATCAAACCTACCCCTAAACCCAGAGAAACGGTTTTATCGTTGGTGTCGCGCACCGCAGCACTGCGTGGCCTATCTGTTTCTCAATTCGCCACTGAAGTTAGTCTTTCTCAAAAGGGTCTATTCAATAAGGACCTTCAAGTTCTCAAGAAGGTCAGCGAGCTATTTGATCTGTCCCAGAACTCGCTAGATGAGTTGGTCTCATGGTCTCCATCTCCCAGAGAAGGCGTAAGAATGCAATTTCGCGGAGACGAGGTCATCTCTCGTTCTCTGATCAATCCTAAAATAAGAGGTTGCCCACAGTGTTTACGCGAGGACGTGCAAGATAGTGCCAAACCACCCTCAAGCCAGATGGTCATGCGTGGTGAGTGGCAATTCGAACATGTCAAAATTTGCCACGACCACAAGCGGCCGCTTGTTGCGCTCTGGAACGAAACCAACCGGACAAATCGTTACGATTACGCTACAAATCTGAAGGAGATTTGGCCGAAAATACAAAGCGAGCAATTAGACCCTGAGCCCGTCGACGTAACGAGCTATGACACCTGGCTGATTAATCGCCTTAAAACAAATACAGACGACACTTTTTTGGGACGGTTCCAAGTGGATGTAGCTGCTCGGTTCTGCGAACTGCTGGGACAAGATTATACTGAAGCAACAGAAGTCACGAGCGAAACAAATAGTCTAAAAATCACAGCCAGATCAGTCGGGTTTGAAATTGCCGCGAAAGGTAAAGCCTCGATTACCAAGGCTCTGGTCGCAATCGTGTTAAACTCGATGGGTCCGCCAAGTAACAAGGGGAAAAAGACATCCAGACACTTGTACAATTGGCTCGCTTTTAACTCCGTCCATGACAGGCGGTATGATCGTTTGAGAACACTTCAAAGGAACGCCCTTCTGGACACTTGGCCTTACGCGGCAAATACGAAATTGCTAGGCAAATTGGTTAAATCGAGAAAACTACATTCCATTACAACTGCAGCTAAAGAGCTTAACATTTCTTCATCACTGTTAAGGGGCTTACTCGTTGGCGAAGGTATAGTCGCAGAAAACGACACACGTTCTGATGCGAGAGCAACATTCGAAGCCCATAAGCTTGTCGATTTGGCTGTGGTATTAAAGCGCTGTGTCCGTGAAATAGAATTCCGAAAGGCTTTGGGCTGCACGAAAGACCAACTCGGGTTTTTGGTAAGCAACAAGATACTGTCGCCTCGTTTTGATCCCCAAATCACTCGTAAACCGTGGGATCTGGACGACGCAAAATACCTACGCGAGAAACTTACTTCGTCTGTAATTAGCATCAATTCGGAGGATGACGGCTGGGAACACATACACACAGCGGCAACGCGCAGGCGCATCGACCTAAAATTATTGTTCGATCGTGCGCAAAATGGTGAGATCAAGGTGGGTTTGATGCGAGATTGCCAGGGTTACGCCGCAATCCACGTCTCGAGCGCAGATGCAAAGGCATTGCAAAACGCAATTGGTCCAAAATCGCCTACTGTGGCTGAATTCGAAAGGAGTTTAGGACTCCACAATTCGGGTTCGCTGAAACAGCTGATACGCGGCGGATTCACGCCGGCAACTGAACTATTTAACCCGCGCACCGCACGCATAGGCCTCTACATAACTGAAAGCGACGCGGTAGCGTTCCACGCGCGATTTACCACGTCAAAGGTGATTGCGGCGAGACTTGGCGTTTCGAATAGGAAAGTTACATCTGTTTTAAAGAGATCGGGAACTGGGTTCTTCAATGCAAAAGGGCGAGAGTTCTTAAACGTTTATCTACTCGCGGACGCTGAGAAACTCATCGAGGATCGATTACAATAG
- a CDS encoding ATP-binding protein, producing MSEFVIPEVRDLARTVVEQHFALPRAAELKNTFSKLFSYHLGCLESGARFETSSILVTGRSRAGKTKEIRNLLSQFNQSQAMLPTGEPARFVECVLSGKGTWKDLGRDTARAIGYPLGENSRLTQAEIWNVVVREAKLSGVIGIHYDETQHIFFTSSEKERLTILDSFKTLMKSHEWPLMLIFSGVPELTNFLKQEQQLFNLVHQVPFNDISLPDDLETVHEIVCSFAMLGNAEVEEKLRTQNFYERLVAGSAYRWGLVCVLVVDAISEAKIRSDTHLRLEHFVDSWVAKTSMSKAASPYFHSNFKAAYRIDHPFIEKLS from the coding sequence ATGAGCGAGTTTGTTATTCCGGAAGTGCGTGACCTAGCCAGGACTGTTGTGGAACAACATTTTGCACTACCTCGAGCAGCAGAATTGAAAAACACTTTCTCAAAGTTGTTTAGCTATCATCTAGGATGCCTGGAGAGCGGGGCGCGGTTTGAAACTTCAAGCATCTTGGTGACAGGGCGATCTCGCGCCGGAAAAACCAAGGAAATCAGAAATTTGTTATCGCAATTCAATCAAAGCCAAGCGATGCTTCCAACCGGAGAACCCGCGAGATTTGTGGAATGTGTGCTTAGCGGAAAGGGTACTTGGAAGGATCTCGGGAGAGATACCGCTCGGGCTATTGGCTACCCATTGGGGGAGAATTCGAGACTAACTCAAGCCGAAATTTGGAACGTAGTGGTCAGAGAGGCCAAGTTGTCGGGTGTCATAGGGATTCACTATGACGAGACACAACATATTTTTTTCACGTCCAGTGAAAAGGAGCGGCTAACAATACTTGATTCATTCAAGACACTAATGAAATCCCACGAGTGGCCACTCATGTTGATTTTCTCTGGGGTTCCTGAACTTACCAACTTCCTGAAACAAGAGCAGCAGCTCTTCAATCTCGTGCATCAAGTGCCATTCAACGACATTTCGCTACCCGATGACCTTGAAACCGTACATGAAATTGTTTGTAGTTTTGCGATGCTGGGCAACGCCGAAGTGGAAGAAAAGCTTCGAACGCAAAACTTTTATGAAAGGTTAGTTGCCGGTTCTGCGTACCGATGGGGTCTCGTCTGTGTGCTCGTGGTCGACGCAATATCAGAGGCTAAAATCCGATCAGACACACATCTGCGTTTAGAACATTTCGTGGACTCGTGGGTAGCAAAAACGAGTATGTCTAAGGCTGCAAGTCCGTATTTTCATAGCAACTTCAAAGCTGCATATCGCATTGATCACCCATTTATTGAAAAGCTCAGTTGA
- a CDS encoding FAD-binding oxidoreductase produces the protein MKKLSRRAVLLGAGGLAGWGLSGLFRPDLPTYAGANRIEAPTGAKILNDASGLSATPIHQHLRVADSDDALIERIRQELLDAREVGRPVNVGAARHSMGGQAIPRNGTAITFDNAGVDVDSENRTFRAHAGARWSDVIAALDPLGWSPKVMQSNNDFGVAATYSVNAHGWPVPFGPMGTTVRSLRMVLPSGDLVTCSPTQNADLFNLGMGGYGLIGVIVDMEVEMVRNTRLIPSFDVMETRKFAENFETAIKDPAVTMAYGRLNVERESFFQKALLVTYRGTDDQSDIPAASGSGWMSRAASRIYRAQLGNETFKSFRWWNETSVGPALGGGEVTRNSLINEPVVTLDDRDPDRTDILHEYFVGLDAFDRFVTACQEVIPASYQEFLNVTLRYVAQDDQSVLSFAKEPRIAAVMSFSQEMTHRAEADHTRMTRELIDRVVDIGGAYYLPYRPHATLDQLTRAYPKAAAFAAAKRDVDRDLVLRNNLWDQYLGRL, from the coding sequence ATGAAGAAGCTTTCACGCCGCGCTGTATTGCTGGGTGCTGGTGGATTGGCAGGATGGGGATTATCGGGTTTGTTTAGGCCGGATTTGCCTACGTATGCAGGGGCAAATCGGATCGAGGCACCGACCGGAGCGAAGATATTAAACGACGCGAGCGGGCTTTCGGCCACACCAATCCATCAACACCTGCGAGTCGCTGATAGTGATGATGCACTGATTGAACGAATACGGCAGGAACTGCTGGACGCCAGAGAGGTCGGGAGGCCTGTGAATGTGGGGGCTGCTCGGCATTCAATGGGAGGGCAGGCGATCCCGCGGAATGGAACTGCAATTACTTTTGATAACGCGGGCGTTGACGTCGATTCCGAAAATCGAACCTTTCGTGCCCATGCTGGTGCACGCTGGTCAGATGTGATTGCTGCTTTAGATCCACTCGGCTGGTCTCCCAAAGTGATGCAGTCCAATAACGACTTTGGGGTTGCCGCGACTTATTCCGTTAATGCGCACGGCTGGCCCGTGCCATTTGGACCAATGGGAACAACGGTGCGGTCGTTGCGGATGGTGTTGCCATCGGGTGATCTTGTGACTTGTTCTCCTACTCAGAACGCGGATCTGTTCAATCTGGGCATGGGTGGATACGGGCTCATTGGGGTGATTGTCGACATGGAAGTGGAGATGGTTAGAAATACGCGTTTGATCCCAAGCTTTGATGTTATGGAGACGCGGAAGTTCGCAGAGAATTTCGAGACAGCAATCAAAGACCCAGCAGTGACCATGGCCTATGGTCGTCTGAACGTGGAACGCGAGTCCTTTTTTCAGAAGGCTTTGCTGGTGACCTATCGTGGTACCGATGATCAATCAGATATCCCGGCTGCATCAGGGTCCGGTTGGATGTCGCGCGCGGCTAGTCGTATTTATCGGGCGCAATTGGGCAATGAGACGTTCAAGTCATTCCGGTGGTGGAATGAAACAAGTGTCGGCCCAGCCCTGGGTGGTGGTGAGGTCACTCGAAACTCTTTGATCAATGAACCTGTGGTCACACTCGATGATCGTGATCCTGACCGGACTGACATTTTACATGAGTATTTCGTTGGATTAGACGCCTTCGATCGCTTTGTCACAGCGTGCCAGGAAGTGATCCCGGCCTCTTATCAAGAATTTCTCAATGTAACTCTTCGGTATGTGGCGCAGGATGATCAATCTGTGTTGTCTTTTGCCAAGGAGCCAAGAATTGCGGCAGTGATGTCATTTAGCCAAGAGATGACACACCGAGCCGAGGCGGATCACACTCGCATGACCCGTGAATTAATTGACCGCGTTGTTGACATTGGGGGGGCTTATTACCTGCCTTACAGGCCCCATGCGACTTTGGATCAATTGACGAGAGCATACCCCAAAGCGGCGGCATTTGCGGCTGCAAAACGGGATGTGGATAGGGATCTCGTTCTACGTAATAATCTTTGGGATCAATATCTGGGGCGGCTATGA